Proteins from a single region of Hymenobacter aquaticus:
- a CDS encoding MBL fold metallo-hydrolase translates to MKYPLPVSVLLFFLPLLAGARPVNYLEKCWARQGGALNGRFAAFSYREQAQELEHSQYPWQATAYAKQGTAWLSDQRYLRQDTLTESGKTYFSRTQVSAEEVLYVDYGEKDLAPATPERQAAQLVNSARYSPLLLLGYLRAHQAPAEPPQLAGLAVYRAQLPNAQVSVFIRKADQLVQRIAVLSHDELYGDVYTTITYQDYTTSGALAYARTVLIDKVNGKLHDTVTVRRQTLVAAPAALLTRPAGYQLAAPAPVPPVSTVEHFRPNLHLLNLKHTDDRVLIVEFKDFLVVAEAPLSSENGEYIIREARRIAPHKPIRYFVYGHYHPHYLGGLRAFVAQGATILGGPGTASYARYLAEARHTLRPDSLQRHARPLVLEEVTSSKTITDGQFEMQIHFIGQQSAHTNDYLIYYFPSEKLLFEDDLVWIKREGGPRKASARQAGLYQAVQALKLPVDTIVQSWPVADYGVKTIIPFAELEQSVLVK, encoded by the coding sequence ATGAAATACCCCCTGCCCGTATCCGTTCTGCTGTTTTTCCTGCCGCTTTTGGCCGGGGCCAGGCCCGTCAATTACCTGGAAAAGTGCTGGGCCCGGCAGGGGGGCGCGCTGAACGGCCGCTTTGCCGCTTTTTCCTACCGGGAGCAGGCCCAGGAGTTGGAGCACAGCCAGTATCCGTGGCAGGCCACGGCGTATGCCAAGCAGGGCACGGCCTGGCTGAGCGACCAGCGCTACCTGCGCCAGGACACCCTGACCGAGAGCGGCAAAACCTACTTTTCCCGCACCCAGGTTAGCGCCGAGGAAGTGCTGTACGTCGACTACGGGGAAAAAGACCTGGCCCCGGCCACGCCCGAGCGGCAGGCGGCCCAGCTGGTCAACTCGGCCCGCTACTCGCCGCTGCTGCTGCTGGGCTACCTGCGCGCCCACCAGGCCCCGGCCGAGCCCCCGCAGCTGGCGGGGCTGGCGGTGTACCGGGCGCAGCTGCCTAATGCTCAGGTTTCCGTCTTCATCCGCAAGGCCGACCAACTGGTGCAGCGCATCGCGGTGCTCTCCCACGATGAGCTCTACGGCGACGTATACACCACCATTACGTACCAGGACTACACCACCAGCGGAGCCCTGGCCTACGCCCGCACGGTGCTGATTGATAAGGTGAACGGCAAGCTGCACGACACGGTAACGGTGCGGCGCCAGACGCTGGTCGCGGCCCCCGCGGCGTTGCTGACCCGGCCGGCGGGCTACCAGTTGGCGGCGCCGGCCCCGGTGCCGCCCGTCAGCACCGTCGAGCACTTCCGGCCCAATCTGCATCTGCTCAACTTAAAGCATACCGACGACCGGGTCCTGATCGTCGAGTTCAAGGACTTTCTGGTGGTCGCCGAAGCTCCCCTGAGCAGTGAGAACGGCGAGTACATCATTCGGGAAGCCCGCCGGATTGCTCCTCACAAACCCATTCGCTATTTCGTCTACGGCCACTACCATCCGCACTACCTGGGCGGGCTGCGGGCGTTCGTGGCGCAGGGCGCTACCATTCTGGGCGGGCCCGGCACGGCCTCCTACGCGCGCTACCTGGCCGAAGCCCGGCATACGCTCCGGCCCGACAGCCTGCAGCGCCACGCCCGGCCGCTGGTACTGGAGGAGGTCACGAGCAGCAAAACCATTACCGACGGCCAGTTTGAGATGCAGATTCATTTCATCGGCCAGCAGTCGGCCCATACCAACGACTACCTGATCTACTATTTTCCCAGCGAGAAGCTCCTGTTTGAGGATGATCTGGTGTGGATCAAAAGGGAAGGCGGGCCCCGCAAGGCCAGCGCCCGGCAGGCGGGCCTCTACCAGGCCGTGCAGGCCCTGAAGCTGCCGGTGGATACCATCGTGCAGTCCTGGCCCGTGGCCGACTACGGCGTCAAAACCATTATTCCCTTCGCCGAGCTGGAGCAGTCGGTGCTCGTGAAGTAA
- a CDS encoding LytR/AlgR family response regulator transcription factor — MPTSATPPARLTCAILDDEEINRLTLEHYVEASGLLRLEASLAGSVEGLSFFSTGRRVDVLFLDVEMPDLSGLDMLRLLPEPPHVVLTTAHENFAWEAFELRVADYLVKPFDYERFLQAVARVQTLVAAGQDAASASRLMLPDPGLLR; from the coding sequence ATGCCTACCTCCGCCACCCCGCCCGCCCGCCTGACCTGTGCCATTCTCGACGACGAGGAGATTAACCGGCTCACGCTGGAGCATTACGTCGAGGCCAGCGGCTTGCTGCGGCTGGAGGCGTCGCTGGCGGGCAGCGTGGAAGGGCTGAGCTTTTTTAGTACCGGCCGCCGCGTCGACGTGCTGTTTCTGGACGTGGAAATGCCCGACCTCAGCGGCCTGGACATGCTGCGCCTGCTGCCGGAGCCGCCCCACGTCGTGCTGACCACGGCCCACGAGAATTTTGCCTGGGAAGCCTTCGAGCTGCGCGTTGCCGATTACCTGGTCAAGCCCTTCGACTACGAGCGGTTTCTGCAAGCCGTAGCCCGGGTGCAAACGCTGGTAGCCGCCGGCCAGGACGCGGCCTCGGCCAGCCGGCTCATGCTGCCCGACCCGGGCTTGTTGCGCTAA
- a CDS encoding response regulator has protein sequence MSAPPASPDSLASQLLQEQHRRAQAEERVAALEQQLAQSQAAAQRYQTRLASLVQNMRLGFMLVDDNGRVELVNQRYCELFGIEDVSAATTPLSGMDVAARIRHNFQDPDDYLARAGAIRAAGQSVLNEELVLADGRVLERDYLVLDSVMAGRLVCYRDVTERHQREAQLRTVSLIAEQNPNPVLRLAHDGQLLYANPAAAPLVAALSPEQALHGQLQDLVAAALTTTHAQSQEISVGAQHFLLQVVPVPRQQYATLYLVDITARRRAEQQLSEQQAFYEMILQELPVGVSVFDARHRYLFANANVLPDEALRQWSIGRDNFEVTARRGRPRALAEQRDQMFQWAVTNRHDKQWEETVEDPAGTFHVLRRFHPVFNPDGSLRLMVAYGLDITARRQAEQQLTEQREFYETILNELPADIGVFDPQHRYLFVNPVGIKNPEVRAWIIGKDHFEYCAYRQRPIALAEQRKAMFDEVIGKRRRVMHEETVPTPEGPRRLLRLMQPVFHADGSVRLIVAYGLDITERHRAEQQLAEQQEFVQQIVDTSPNFLYVTDVNGTPVFTNLSFADILHRSNHLQTAPGADTPEAQELRQLTAWNDVVMATGEEVSGEMPFTLASGEVLQLQVVKRPLQRPNGTAEVLTVCTDITELKRAKREAEAAATARENFLANMSHEIRTPMNGVLGMAGLLTRTPLSQQQQEYVAIIRNSGTHLLGLLNDILDVAKITSGKLELEQIPFDLNQTLQAVGQTLSYQARGKGLRFAIEPVARPQAAVLSDPQRLSQVLLNLLSNSLKFTEQGSITLSARLLTETATTLTVGFRVTDTGLGVAADKQESIFSTFTQAYADTSRRFGGSGLGLSISSSLVEQLGGHLLMCSEPGKGTSFGFTLRFEKAPAEALQAVSQAELAEDLAQAGAAIKGLRVLLVEDHDVNRQLAQLVLESYEVEVATATDGAAALALFEQQAYDVILMDIQMPGMNGLEATARIRQHPDVVRARTPIIALTANAFLADNEKYLAAGMNDCLAKPFEAADLVRKIVALHRTDARPSRPLFALDDLGRMARGNPAFVRRILDSFLTHTPQMVQDLQDAATAADWPRAAAVAHRIKPSLKLLMAQELLPFLATLEEATEPAERRAAAAQQLHQLLAQLLWQVQHSVSNSAADS, from the coding sequence ATGTCTGCCCCTCCCGCCTCACCCGATTCTCTGGCTTCTCAGCTGCTCCAGGAGCAGCACCGGCGCGCGCAGGCCGAGGAGCGGGTAGCCGCCCTGGAGCAGCAGCTGGCCCAGAGCCAGGCCGCCGCCCAGCGCTACCAGACCCGGCTGGCTTCGCTGGTACAAAACATGCGCCTGGGCTTCATGCTCGTCGACGACAACGGCCGGGTGGAGCTGGTCAACCAGCGCTACTGCGAGCTGTTCGGCATCGAGGACGTGTCGGCCGCCACTACCCCGCTCTCGGGCATGGACGTCGCGGCCCGCATCCGGCACAACTTCCAGGACCCGGACGATTACCTGGCCCGGGCCGGGGCCATTCGGGCGGCGGGCCAGTCGGTGCTGAACGAGGAGCTGGTGCTGGCCGACGGCCGGGTGCTGGAGCGCGACTACCTGGTGCTCGACAGCGTGATGGCCGGCCGCCTGGTGTGCTACCGCGACGTCACCGAGCGGCACCAGCGCGAAGCCCAGCTGCGCACCGTGTCCCTGATTGCCGAGCAGAACCCCAACCCCGTGCTGCGCCTGGCCCACGACGGGCAGCTGCTCTACGCCAACCCCGCCGCCGCCCCGCTGGTCGCCGCCCTGAGCCCCGAGCAGGCCCTGCACGGCCAGCTCCAGGACCTGGTGGCCGCCGCCCTGACCACCACCCACGCCCAAAGCCAGGAAATCAGCGTGGGCGCGCAGCACTTCCTGCTCCAGGTGGTGCCCGTGCCCCGGCAGCAGTACGCCACCCTCTACCTGGTCGACATTACGGCCCGCCGCCGGGCCGAGCAGCAGCTCAGCGAGCAGCAGGCTTTCTACGAGATGATTCTCCAGGAGCTGCCCGTGGGCGTGTCCGTGTTTGATGCCCGGCACCGCTACCTGTTTGCCAACGCCAACGTGCTGCCCGACGAGGCCCTGCGCCAGTGGAGTATCGGCCGCGACAACTTCGAGGTGACGGCCCGGCGCGGGCGGCCCCGGGCCCTGGCCGAGCAGCGCGACCAGATGTTTCAGTGGGCCGTGACCAACCGGCACGACAAGCAGTGGGAGGAAACCGTGGAGGACCCGGCCGGGACGTTCCACGTGCTGCGCCGCTTCCACCCCGTTTTCAACCCCGACGGCTCGCTGCGCCTGATGGTGGCCTACGGCCTCGACATTACGGCCCGCCGTCAGGCCGAGCAGCAGCTCACCGAGCAGCGCGAGTTCTACGAAACCATCCTCAACGAGCTGCCCGCCGACATCGGCGTCTTCGACCCCCAGCACCGCTACCTGTTCGTGAACCCCGTGGGCATCAAAAACCCCGAGGTGCGGGCCTGGATTATCGGCAAGGACCACTTCGAGTACTGCGCCTACCGGCAGCGGCCCATCGCGCTGGCCGAGCAGCGCAAAGCCATGTTCGACGAGGTCATCGGGAAGCGCCGCCGGGTGATGCACGAGGAAACCGTGCCCACGCCCGAGGGCCCGCGCCGCCTGCTGCGCCTGATGCAGCCCGTTTTCCACGCCGACGGCTCGGTGCGCCTGATCGTGGCCTACGGCCTCGACATTACGGAGCGGCACCGGGCCGAGCAGCAGCTGGCCGAGCAGCAGGAGTTTGTGCAGCAGATCGTGGATACCTCGCCCAACTTCCTCTACGTGACCGACGTGAACGGCACCCCGGTGTTTACCAACCTGAGCTTCGCCGACATCCTGCACCGCAGCAACCACCTGCAAACCGCCCCCGGCGCCGACACGCCCGAGGCCCAGGAGCTGCGCCAGCTCACGGCCTGGAACGACGTGGTCATGGCCACCGGCGAAGAGGTGTCCGGGGAAATGCCCTTCACCCTGGCCTCCGGCGAAGTGCTGCAGCTGCAAGTGGTGAAGCGCCCCTTGCAGCGCCCCAACGGCACGGCCGAGGTGCTGACCGTGTGCACCGACATTACCGAGCTGAAGCGGGCCAAGCGCGAGGCCGAGGCCGCCGCCACGGCCCGGGAGAACTTCCTGGCCAACATGAGCCACGAGATTCGCACGCCCATGAACGGGGTGCTGGGCATGGCCGGCCTGCTCACCCGCACGCCCCTGAGCCAGCAGCAGCAGGAGTACGTGGCCATCATCCGCAACTCGGGCACCCACCTGCTGGGCCTGCTCAACGACATTCTGGACGTGGCCAAAATCACGTCGGGCAAGCTGGAGCTGGAGCAGATTCCCTTCGATTTGAACCAGACCCTGCAGGCCGTGGGCCAGACGCTGAGCTACCAGGCCCGGGGCAAGGGCCTGCGCTTCGCCATCGAGCCGGTGGCCCGCCCCCAGGCCGCCGTGCTCAGCGACCCGCAGCGCCTGAGCCAGGTGCTGCTCAACCTGCTCAGCAACAGCCTCAAGTTCACCGAGCAGGGCAGCATCACGCTCAGCGCCCGCCTGCTCACCGAAACCGCCACCACCCTGACCGTGGGCTTTCGGGTGACGGACACCGGCCTGGGCGTGGCGGCCGACAAGCAGGAGTCCATCTTCTCAACCTTCACCCAGGCCTACGCCGACACCAGCCGCCGCTTCGGGGGCTCGGGCCTGGGCCTGTCCATCAGCAGCAGCCTGGTCGAGCAGCTGGGCGGCCACCTACTCATGTGCAGTGAGCCGGGCAAAGGCACTTCTTTCGGCTTTACGCTGCGCTTTGAAAAGGCTCCGGCCGAGGCGTTGCAGGCCGTTAGCCAGGCCGAGCTGGCCGAAGACCTGGCCCAGGCCGGGGCCGCCATCAAGGGGCTGCGCGTGCTGCTGGTGGAAGACCACGACGTAAACCGGCAGCTGGCCCAGCTCGTGCTCGAAAGCTACGAGGTGGAGGTGGCAACGGCTACCGACGGCGCGGCGGCCCTGGCCCTGTTCGAACAGCAGGCCTACGACGTGATTCTGATGGACATTCAGATGCCGGGCATGAACGGGCTGGAAGCCACGGCCCGCATCCGGCAGCACCCCGACGTGGTCCGGGCCCGGACCCCGATTATTGCCCTCACGGCCAACGCCTTCCTGGCCGACAACGAAAAGTACCTGGCCGCGGGCATGAACGACTGCCTGGCCAAGCCTTTCGAGGCGGCCGACCTGGTGCGCAAGATTGTGGCCCTGCACCGCACCGATGCCCGCCCCAGCCGGCCCCTGTTTGCCCTCGACGACCTGGGCCGCATGGCCCGGGGCAACCCCGCCTTCGTGCGCCGCATCCTCGACTCCTTCCTGACCCACACGCCCCAGATGGTGCAGGACCTGCAGGATGCCGCCACCGCCGCCGACTGGCCCCGGGCGGCGGCCGTGGCGCACCGCATCAAGCCGTCCCTGAAGCTGCTGATGGCCCAGGAGTTGCTGCCGTTCCTGGCCACGCTGGAGGAAGCCACTGAGCCGGCAGAGCGGCGCGCGGCGGCGGCCCAGCAGCTGCACCAACTGCTCGCGCAGCTCCTCTGGCAGGTGCAGCACTCCGTGTCTAACTCCGCGGCGGACAGTTAG
- a CDS encoding M28 family metallopeptidase produces MPVPAVCSLFRHSAAPALLLAAALGGCQPRPAATTAAAATAEAIPAAQPAAAASAATPPAISAASIGQYLQAVAADEMLGRKPFTAGEERITAYLAAEFRKLGLQPAPGGSYFQPVPMVEVTGTPSATMVVAGKGAKLSLQYKTDFVAFTQREQEAVALTNSPLVFAGYGVVAPEYGWDDYAGLDVQGKTVVVLVNDPGNAGNDTTFFKGKAMTYYGRWTYKYEEAARHGAAGVLIVHDTQPAAYPWSVVLSGAVSPKLRAQTANKGADKCALEGWLTLDAAKRLFTAAGQRYDQLYAAANQRGFRPRALNGLTVTAGIRNKLRRQTSKNVLAVLPGTTRPDEYIIYSAHWDHFGVGKAIAGDSIYNGAVDNGTGLAALLSIADAFQKSPEKPQRSIVFLAVTGEEQGLLGSAYYAQHPPFPLSKTVADLNMDMLWPYGEMKDLTVIGYGQSELEDYARAAAREQGRYVLPDQTPETGMFYRSDHFNFAHVGVPSLYASGGFESRTGGKETIARQRQNYTATMYHKPADQFDPSWDLAGIAQDAQLYFRVGQRLAAETTFPQWRPGSEFKGARDKSLGR; encoded by the coding sequence ATGCCCGTACCTGCCGTTTGTTCCCTGTTTCGCCATTCCGCTGCGCCGGCCCTGCTGCTGGCCGCGGCCCTGGGCGGCTGCCAGCCCCGGCCCGCCGCTACCACGGCCGCCGCGGCTACCGCCGAAGCTATTCCGGCGGCTCAGCCCGCCGCGGCGGCTTCCGCGGCTACTCCGCCGGCCATCAGCGCCGCCAGCATTGGGCAGTACCTGCAAGCCGTAGCCGCCGACGAGATGCTGGGCCGCAAGCCGTTTACGGCCGGCGAGGAGCGCATCACGGCGTATCTGGCCGCTGAGTTCAGGAAGCTGGGCCTGCAGCCCGCCCCGGGCGGCAGCTACTTCCAGCCCGTGCCCATGGTGGAAGTCACCGGCACGCCCTCGGCCACGATGGTCGTAGCCGGCAAAGGCGCTAAGCTGAGCTTGCAGTACAAAACCGACTTCGTGGCTTTCACCCAGCGCGAGCAGGAAGCCGTGGCTCTGACCAACTCCCCGCTGGTGTTTGCCGGCTACGGCGTGGTGGCCCCCGAGTACGGCTGGGACGACTACGCCGGCCTCGACGTGCAAGGCAAGACCGTGGTGGTGCTGGTGAACGACCCCGGCAACGCGGGCAACGACACGACCTTCTTCAAGGGCAAGGCCATGACCTACTACGGCCGCTGGACTTACAAGTACGAGGAAGCCGCCCGCCACGGCGCGGCCGGCGTGCTCATCGTGCACGACACCCAGCCGGCGGCGTATCCGTGGAGCGTGGTGCTGAGCGGGGCCGTCAGCCCCAAGCTGCGGGCCCAGACGGCCAACAAGGGGGCCGACAAGTGCGCCCTGGAAGGCTGGCTGACGCTGGACGCGGCCAAGCGCCTGTTTACGGCCGCCGGCCAACGCTACGACCAACTCTACGCCGCCGCCAACCAGCGCGGCTTCCGGCCCCGGGCCCTGAATGGCCTCACCGTCACGGCCGGCATCCGGAACAAGCTGCGCCGCCAGACCAGCAAGAACGTGCTGGCCGTGCTGCCCGGCACCACCCGCCCCGACGAATACATCATCTACTCGGCCCACTGGGACCATTTCGGGGTGGGCAAGGCCATTGCCGGCGACTCCATCTACAACGGGGCCGTGGACAACGGCACCGGCCTGGCCGCCTTGCTCAGCATTGCCGACGCCTTCCAGAAATCCCCCGAAAAGCCCCAGCGCAGCATCGTGTTCCTGGCCGTGACGGGCGAGGAGCAGGGCCTGCTGGGCTCGGCCTACTACGCCCAGCACCCGCCGTTTCCGCTCAGTAAGACCGTGGCCGACCTGAACATGGACATGCTCTGGCCCTACGGCGAAATGAAGGACCTGACCGTCATCGGCTACGGGCAGTCGGAGTTGGAGGACTACGCCCGCGCGGCGGCCCGGGAGCAGGGCCGCTACGTGCTGCCCGACCAGACGCCCGAAACCGGCATGTTCTACCGCTCCGACCACTTCAACTTCGCCCACGTGGGCGTGCCTTCCCTCTACGCCAGCGGGGGCTTCGAGAGCCGCACCGGGGGCAAGGAAACCATTGCCCGCCAGCGCCAGAACTACACGGCCACCATGTACCACAAGCCCGCCGACCAGTTCGACCCCAGCTGGGACCTGGCGGGCATCGCCCAGGACGCGCAGCTCTACTTCCGGGTGGGCCAGCGCCTGGCCGCCGAAACCACTTTCCCGCAGTGGCGCCCCGGCTCCGAGTTCAAAGGCGCCCGCGACAAAAGCCTGGGCCGGTAA
- a CDS encoding PAS domain-containing sensor histidine kinase, translating into MSDYLTLLRPLIEHSQAVHFVYDLTHSKIVYVSDAYERLVGDPVQHVQEDLPLWLTRIHPDDQRYIRQQLAQTPPGQLLENVEMRVASPNDRTQWLCLTACRVQPTPEQQYLSGNVRDITAEKVQMINSEKFNTKKNATLEILAHDLANPLVVLQQLTGFLAQGIKSHLTPELQQIVHLMERTCTDGMSLIHDFVDNEFLESSNVQLKLERTNLVPWLGTLLEEYQRAERRIHLQFAYVAPPEPIYAPIDLNKFQQVINNLISNAIKFTPDGGQITVVLEQQPGQVLVMVQDNGIGIAEAQQLVLFERFTPARRPGLRGEKTTGLGMSIIKTIVELHQGRIWFDSAEGKGSTFYITVPVFNA; encoded by the coding sequence ATGTCCGATTACCTGACCCTCCTCCGCCCCCTTATCGAACACAGCCAGGCCGTGCATTTTGTGTACGACCTGACGCATAGCAAAATCGTGTACGTGAGTGATGCCTACGAACGGCTGGTCGGGGACCCCGTGCAGCATGTGCAGGAAGACCTACCGTTGTGGCTAACCCGCATTCACCCCGACGACCAGCGCTATATCCGCCAGCAGCTCGCGCAAACGCCGCCGGGCCAGCTGCTCGAGAACGTCGAAATGCGCGTGGCCTCTCCTAACGACCGTACCCAGTGGCTGTGCCTGACCGCCTGCCGCGTGCAACCGACTCCGGAGCAGCAGTACCTGAGTGGCAACGTGCGCGACATTACCGCCGAAAAAGTGCAAATGATTAATTCGGAAAAATTTAACACCAAGAAAAACGCGACCCTCGAAATTCTGGCGCACGACCTGGCCAATCCCCTGGTTGTCCTGCAACAGCTGACCGGTTTTCTGGCCCAGGGAATAAAAAGCCATCTGACCCCTGAGCTGCAACAGATAGTACACCTGATGGAGCGCACCTGCACCGACGGAATGTCGCTGATTCATGACTTTGTCGATAATGAGTTCCTGGAATCAAGCAACGTGCAGCTTAAATTAGAACGAACGAATCTGGTGCCCTGGCTGGGGACGCTCCTGGAAGAGTATCAACGCGCTGAACGGCGCATTCACCTGCAGTTTGCGTACGTCGCTCCCCCGGAGCCTATTTATGCTCCGATTGACCTAAATAAATTTCAACAGGTAATTAACAACCTGATCAGCAATGCTATTAAGTTCACGCCCGACGGGGGCCAAATTACCGTAGTCCTCGAGCAGCAACCGGGTCAGGTACTGGTCATGGTGCAGGATAATGGCATTGGCATTGCCGAGGCCCAACAGCTGGTGCTGTTCGAACGCTTCACTCCCGCCCGACGTCCCGGACTACGCGGCGAAAAGACGACGGGCTTGGGTATGTCGATTATCAAAACTATTGTGGAATTACACCAGGGGCGTATCTGGTTCGATAGTGCGGAAGGCAAAGGCAGTACTTTTTATATTACGGTGCCGGTTTTTAATGCCTGA
- a CDS encoding ankyrin repeat domain-containing protein, which produces MEYSSSRPEDLLFDAARRGDLPLLRELLPQLDVNVQNGKGFTPLIVAAYDEQLEATRALLAAGADPNVQDLSGNTALMGVCFKGYPDIATLLIEHGAQLDLQNGNGGTALMFATLFGRNKLVKLVLEAGADASLRDVRGLTALDLAVQQGNEEAFQLLQAQQAP; this is translated from the coding sequence ATGGAATATTCTTCTTCCCGTCCCGAAGATTTGCTGTTTGATGCCGCCCGGCGGGGCGACCTGCCTCTGCTGCGGGAATTGCTGCCGCAGCTCGACGTAAACGTGCAGAATGGCAAAGGCTTCACCCCTTTGATTGTGGCCGCCTACGATGAGCAGCTGGAAGCTACCCGGGCCTTGCTGGCGGCCGGGGCCGACCCGAACGTGCAGGACTTGAGCGGCAACACGGCCCTGATGGGCGTCTGCTTCAAGGGCTACCCCGATATTGCGACCCTGCTGATTGAGCACGGGGCGCAGTTGGATCTGCAAAACGGCAACGGCGGCACGGCCCTCATGTTTGCCACCCTATTTGGCCGCAACAAGCTGGTGAAGCTGGTGCTTGAGGCCGGGGCCGATGCCTCCCTGCGCGACGTGCGGGGCCTGACGGCCCTGGACCTGGCCGTGCAGCAGGGCAATGAGGAGGCCTTTCAGCTGCTACAGGCCCAGCAGGCGCCCTGA
- a CDS encoding patatin-like phospholipase family protein, giving the protein MLVENVTGQPTAALLETTVTPESVYARIALSLSGGGFRAAAYSLGTLKALHQLGLLENVHMLSTASGGTITGAYYAMRRKFGDAFEDIYQAFYALLEQDTILPNALTRWEERILREDTYKLIQAFADEYNQALYGEVRFGLFWQPDDSATAPFHLQSLIFGATEMYSGLTFRFQHSAFLPPPTGKQKECYVVGNGNVSLSWSSARQLRLADVVAASSCFPGGFEPLVMPNDFFSGNVESILRGRMGSVHMANHVALLDGGIYDNQGIESLLLANKRNREHQHMLHLSPQQAALLQPTTLFLVADVSSADTQIYSAPEPPQAARASPTLQQLFYGALLVVLLSGILAGWLTWTGWRFWGGLLAGLAALGSGILILVRWLWRKLGRTLSNVGPTLPKWVRPRLRRLSVRQLGYLLTLRAGSTAKLLTSVFMRRVRSLNYDQLYRRGGKEKASGEIMTSIIGGIVTDYERWLIKSPKQKSKSKSKKPMKVGEQLAAVYPTIDLAHQMPTTLWWQQDINRLPAIVASAEITLYYQILKRFEEKQPQAGTNEAEVQRRAQVLWDAYQQQGAGSLLPVEVTKLVQDSAYSVEQVLSSIHIEDRNQ; this is encoded by the coding sequence ATGCTGGTTGAAAACGTTACTGGACAGCCAACAGCTGCCCTTCTTGAGACTACGGTCACCCCGGAGTCCGTTTATGCGCGCATAGCGTTGAGTTTATCCGGGGGCGGTTTCCGGGCAGCCGCGTACAGCTTAGGCACACTCAAAGCCTTGCATCAGCTCGGCTTACTGGAAAACGTACATATGCTTTCTACCGCTTCAGGCGGCACAATTACGGGCGCTTATTATGCTATGCGCCGCAAGTTTGGCGACGCATTCGAAGACATCTACCAGGCGTTCTATGCCCTACTGGAGCAGGATACGATATTGCCGAACGCCCTGACCCGCTGGGAAGAGCGTATTCTGCGTGAAGACACGTACAAACTAATCCAGGCCTTTGCCGACGAATACAACCAAGCGTTGTACGGGGAGGTCCGGTTTGGCCTGTTCTGGCAGCCGGATGACTCGGCGACTGCGCCGTTCCACTTACAGAGCCTCATCTTCGGCGCCACTGAGATGTATTCTGGCTTGACATTTCGGTTTCAGCACAGCGCATTTCTTCCTCCCCCCACAGGGAAGCAAAAGGAATGCTACGTCGTAGGCAATGGCAATGTCAGCCTTTCGTGGAGTTCCGCACGACAGCTGCGCCTGGCCGATGTGGTGGCAGCGTCGTCGTGCTTCCCCGGTGGCTTCGAGCCGTTGGTAATGCCCAATGACTTTTTTTCTGGTAATGTCGAATCCATCCTGCGTGGCCGGATGGGGAGCGTGCACATGGCCAACCATGTGGCCTTGCTCGACGGAGGAATTTATGACAACCAGGGAATTGAGAGCCTGCTGCTGGCCAACAAGCGTAACCGGGAACACCAGCACATGCTACACTTGTCACCGCAGCAGGCCGCATTGCTACAACCAACAACATTATTTTTGGTAGCGGATGTGAGTAGCGCAGATACGCAGATCTACTCGGCACCGGAGCCCCCACAAGCAGCCAGGGCTTCCCCTACGCTGCAGCAACTCTTTTATGGGGCGTTGCTGGTCGTGCTCCTCTCAGGCATATTGGCCGGATGGCTTACTTGGACCGGGTGGCGATTTTGGGGTGGCCTCCTCGCTGGCCTCGCAGCCTTAGGTAGCGGGATACTCATCCTCGTTAGGTGGCTCTGGCGCAAGCTTGGTCGTACCCTCTCCAACGTCGGACCCACACTACCAAAATGGGTCCGTCCTCGGCTACGCCGGTTGTCCGTGCGGCAACTGGGCTACTTGCTGACCTTACGTGCCGGGAGCACGGCGAAACTTCTCACGTCGGTATTCATGCGGCGCGTACGGAGCCTGAACTACGATCAACTCTACCGGCGGGGAGGAAAAGAGAAGGCGTCCGGGGAAATTATGACCAGTATCATCGGGGGTATTGTGACCGATTACGAGCGGTGGCTGATCAAATCCCCAAAGCAGAAGTCGAAGTCGAAATCGAAAAAGCCAATGAAGGTAGGCGAGCAGTTGGCCGCGGTGTATCCGACAATTGATCTTGCACACCAGATGCCCACTACGCTCTGGTGGCAGCAAGACATTAATCGGCTACCCGCTATTGTAGCCAGTGCTGAAATCACGCTGTATTACCAGATACTGAAGCGGTTCGAGGAGAAGCAGCCACAGGCGGGAACAAACGAAGCAGAAGTGCAACGCCGGGCACAGGTACTGTGGGATGCCTATCAGCAACAGGGCGCGGGGTCCTTACTACCAGTAGAAGTGACGAAGTTGGTGCAAGATTCTGCCTATTCGGTCGAGCAGGTGTTGAGCAGTATTCATATCGAAGACCGTAACCAGTAA